Proteins from one Bradyrhizobium roseum genomic window:
- the trhO gene encoding oxygen-dependent tRNA uridine(34) hydroxylase TrhO, protein MPFKVAALYQFAALPDFRELREPLRALAAGLGIKGSVLLAHEGINGTVAGSDDGIDAFVWELQHGPLFGGRLDNLELKYSTATGMPFQRLKVRLKKEIVTLGDTAVDPTQLVGTYVEPSDWNALISAPDTLVIDTRNAFEVAMGTFEGAIDPGIKSFGQFKQFAAEKLDPAKHRRIAMFCTGGIRCEKASAYLLARGFDEVYHLKGGILRYLEGVPEQDSRWRGECFVFDERVALGHGLRQRPPDDGPHE, encoded by the coding sequence ATGCCGTTCAAGGTCGCCGCCCTCTACCAATTCGCCGCCCTGCCGGACTTCCGGGAGTTGCGCGAGCCGCTGCGCGCACTCGCGGCGGGGCTTGGGATCAAGGGCAGCGTGCTGCTGGCCCATGAGGGCATCAACGGCACGGTGGCGGGCAGCGATGATGGCATCGACGCGTTCGTTTGGGAGTTGCAGCACGGGCCCCTGTTCGGCGGCCGGCTCGACAATCTCGAACTCAAGTATTCGACCGCTACCGGGATGCCGTTCCAGCGGCTGAAGGTCCGCCTGAAGAAAGAGATCGTGACGCTCGGGGATACCGCCGTCGATCCAACGCAGCTTGTCGGCACGTATGTCGAACCATCGGACTGGAATGCTCTGATATCCGCGCCCGACACGCTCGTGATCGATACCCGCAACGCCTTCGAGGTCGCGATGGGCACTTTCGAGGGCGCTATCGACCCCGGCATAAAGAGTTTTGGGCAGTTCAAGCAGTTCGCAGCGGAGAAACTCGACCCCGCGAAGCATCGCAGGATCGCCATGTTCTGCACCGGCGGTATCCGCTGCGAGAAAGCCAGCGCCTATCTGCTGGCCCGCGGATTCGACGAGGTCTATCACCTCAAGGGCGGCATCCTGCGCTATCTCGAAGGCGTGCCGGAACAGGACAGCCGCTGGCGCGGCGAGTGCTTTGTATTCGATGAACGTGTGGCGCTTGGCCACGGCCTGCGGCAGCGACCACCGGACGATGGCCCCCATGAGTGA
- a CDS encoding SlyX family protein: MSDLDALRERIDGLEIRLAYQDESIETLNQTITAQWAQIDRLTRQITELKERLQEAESNVPGAVNERPPHY, from the coding sequence ATGAGTGATCTTGACGCACTGCGCGAGCGTATCGACGGGTTGGAAATCCGACTGGCTTATCAGGATGAGTCCATCGAGACGCTGAACCAGACGATAACCGCGCAGTGGGCGCAGATCGACCGGCTGACGCGCCAGATTACCGAGCTGAAAGAGCGGCTTCAGGAAGCCGAAAGCAACGTGCCGGGCGCGGTGAACGAGCGGCCGCCGCATTATTAA
- the hemE gene encoding uroporphyrinogen decarboxylase has protein sequence MSQQSATKPFIEVLSGRRQQVPPVWMMRQAGRYLPEYRELRAKAGGFLDLCFTPEYAAEVTLQPIRRFNFDAAIIFSDILVIPYALGRSVRFEAGEGPRLDPLDKPDQVKTLARAADFSKLEPVYEALRRVRRELAPEIALIGFCGAPWTVATYMVAGHGTPDQAPARMMAYRHPEAFAQIIDVLVENSIQYLLGQLKAGADVLQIFDTWAGVLPPREFERWSIEPAKRIVAGVRAQAPDAKIIGFPRGAGALLPAYVEATGVNAVSIDWAAEPSLIRERVQSRVAVQGNLDPLVLIAGGAALDRAVDDVLENYGQGRLIFNLGHGIQPETPIAHVEQMLRRVRGR, from the coding sequence TTGTCCCAGCAGTCAGCTACAAAACCCTTTATCGAAGTGCTGTCCGGCCGCCGTCAGCAGGTGCCGCCGGTCTGGATGATGCGGCAGGCCGGCCGCTATCTTCCAGAGTATCGCGAGCTGCGCGCCAAGGCCGGCGGCTTCCTCGACCTCTGTTTCACGCCGGAATACGCTGCCGAGGTGACGCTGCAGCCGATCCGCCGCTTCAATTTCGACGCTGCGATCATCTTCTCCGACATCCTCGTGATCCCCTATGCGCTCGGCCGTTCCGTCCGCTTCGAGGCCGGCGAAGGCCCCCGCCTCGATCCGCTGGACAAGCCGGATCAAGTGAAGACGCTGGCGCGCGCGGCTGACTTCAGCAAACTCGAACCGGTCTATGAGGCGCTGCGCCGGGTGCGCCGCGAGCTTGCGCCCGAGATCGCATTGATCGGCTTCTGCGGCGCGCCGTGGACGGTCGCGACCTACATGGTCGCGGGCCATGGTACGCCCGACCAGGCTCCGGCGCGGATGATGGCCTATCGCCATCCCGAGGCATTCGCCCAAATCATCGACGTGCTGGTCGAGAACTCGATCCAGTATTTGCTCGGCCAGCTCAAGGCCGGCGCGGATGTATTGCAGATTTTCGATACCTGGGCCGGCGTTCTACCGCCCCGCGAATTCGAGCGCTGGTCGATCGAGCCCGCCAAACGCATCGTCGCGGGCGTGCGCGCGCAGGCGCCCGACGCCAAGATCATCGGCTTCCCCCGCGGCGCCGGCGCGCTGTTGCCGGCCTATGTGGAAGCGACTGGCGTCAATGCCGTCAGCATCGACTGGGCGGCCGAGCCGTCGCTGATCCGCGAACGCGTGCAGAGCCGCGTCGCGGTGCAGGGCAATCTCGATCCGCTGGTGCTGATCGCAGGCGGCGCGGCGCTGGATCGCGCCGTCGACGATGTCCTGGAAAACTATGGGCAAGGCCGGCTGATCTTCAACCTCGGCCACGGTATCCAGCCGGAAACCCCGATCGCGCATGTCGAGCAGATGCTGCGGCGGGTGCGGGGCAGATAA